A portion of the Sabethes cyaneus chromosome 3, idSabCyanKW18_F2, whole genome shotgun sequence genome contains these proteins:
- the LOC128743886 gene encoding intraflagellar transport protein 57 homolog, with protein MFRHEYGLAMDRDQNGASIVSSYQVDDLMEKLKLLNFERLLLKEMKMKQINRYYFLKSFNPGEQFFMFTSICAWLIRMIGRTFEQPQEFDDPNMVISRIIRVLQEMDIPTDFQSNKLIQGAGPICIYIMDCLATQALKLTKFHIKRPECKKEDDPMVDLIENDSEIILEKVEEEQMAGASDESDDEGNGLFDLNFVDQKYKKINNKEYKVDSLTASENWRLELERVLPQLKVVVKTDPRDWRAHLEQIRSLRSNIETASEETDGQLKKLQTDIAYVMEKIESREKHLNNDLKDLIHSYKGILIEYNQVNKQIKESSGEKTDKEHDLSKITNELENIKVQMEQRGNSMTDGSPLINIKKAIFRIKEEICDMDIKIGVMEHTLNSEIIKQSAQYAELDSMIMTAH; from the exons ATGTTTCGACATGAGTACGGTCTCGCGATGGATCGCGATCAAAATGGGGCTTCTATTGTATCCTCCTACCAGGTAGATGACCTGATGGAAAAGCTAAAATTGTTAAATTTCGAACGACTTCTACTGAAGGAGATGAAGATGAAGCAAATAAATCGATACTACTTTCTGAAGTCTTTCAATCCAGGCGAACAATTCTTTATGTTCACATCAATTTGCGCCTGGTTAATCCGGATGATTGGTCGAACATTCGAACAGCCACAGGAATTCGACGACCCGAACATGGTTATATCGAGGATTATACGAGTTCTACAAGAAATg GACATACCGACAGATTTTCAATCCAACAAGTTGATACAGGGAGCCGGACCGATATGCATTTACATCATGGACTGTCTGGCGACGCAGGCTCTAAAGCTCACCAAATTTCATATCAAACGTCCCGAGTGCAAAAAAGAAGATGACCCAATGGTAGATCTCATCGAGAACGATTCCGAAATAATTTTGGAGAAGGTCGAAGAAGAGCAAATGGCGGGAGCAAGCGATGAAAGTGACGATGAAGGTAATGGATTATTCGACCTGAACTTTGTcgaccaaaaatataaaaaaataaataacaaggAGTACAAGGTGGATTCGTTAACGGCTAGCGAAAATTGGCGCCTGGAATTGGAACGAGTTTTGCCGCAGTTGAAAGTGGTGGTTAAAACGGATCCACGCGACTGGAGGGCTCATCTCGAGCAGATCAGAAGTTTGCGCTCGAACATCGAAACGGCGTCTGAAGAAACCGACGGTCAGTTGAAGAAACTACAAACGGATATAGCGTATGTCATGGAGAAAATAGAAAGTCGTGAAAAACATTTGAACAATGATTTAAAAGATTTGATTCATTCATACAAGGGAATACTAATTGAGTACAATCAGGTGAACAAACAGATCAAGGAAAGTAGCGGGGAAAAAACGGATAAAGAGCATGACCTGTCGAAAATTACTAACGAGTTGGAAAACATTAAAGTACAAATGGAGCAACGGGGAAACTCCATGACCGACGGAA GTCCGTTAATTAACATTAAGAAGGCTATCTTCAGGATAAAAGAGGAAATTTGCGACATGGACATAAAAATCGGGGTAATGGAACATACCCTGAACTCGGAGATTATCAAACAAAGTGCGCAGTACGCTGAGCTTGATTCAATGATAATGACTGCTCATTGA